From the genome of Lysinibacter sp. HNR:
AGCACGAGGGCTAACGATACCTGGCAATAATCAAGTAGTGTAGTCACTCATATGCTTAGGAGGGCACATGGGAACGATTGAGCGCAGCGCTGGGCCGTCTTTTGCTCTTACATCGCGTAAGGGCTTTGGCGCATGGTCAAAACAGCCGTGGAGACTGACGTGGAGGCGATCACCTCATGTACTTCGGGTGAGAGCTTCTGAAATTGAGGGCCGTGTGGTGAGGGTGAACGAGGAGTTCCGCTACGTTTACTTCCCTGTTTCAGGAAAACATGCTTCTACCCGATACGCAGCAACCGCGTTTGCTCTTGATCTTCTTTTTAATGATGGAACATGGCTTTCGGATTACGCGGTTGACCAATACGATACTCCCCTCACACCGGAGAAGCAGGGCGCAGCAAAAATGTTTTGGATTGACCAATGGAATTTGCGTCGGATAGAGCTTAACGCGGTTGCGGGAAAAACGGTGCATGAAGTTGTGGCTCGGTTTTTGGGTGCTGATGGGGCCACTGCTGAAGGATTTCTCGATGAACCGACGATTGTCGCTGCCCAAACAAAAGATGCAGATCCGCTTGAAGCTGTACGAACCACACGGGGTTCCCACTCTACCGATCGTTTTTCTCGGGGTAATACTGCTCCGCTAGTTGCCTCACCGCACGGGGCAGTATTTGGGCTTCCCATGACGGATGCGTCCTCGGGGTCGTGGCCGTATTCGTATCTTTCTCATAACAGGCGGAGCGATAATCGGCCCGCTATTCAAGCGTTTGCCACCTCGCATTTACCTAGTCCGTGGATTGGGGATCGAGGTGTTTTTGAGGTTATGCCCAGCCCGCTGGCCCAACCGAAAACGGGTCGTGTTGAGCGTGCGCTCGGCTTTGATCGTTTGACGGGAGAGATTGACCGGGCTGATCGATATACGGTTCAGCTTGATGGTGGAGTTACTGCAGAGATGACCGCCGCTCGAAACGCTATTAGTATGCGGTTTCACTTCTCCGGACCCGAGGGGTCCATTATCTTTGACCATCTTGGAACCGTCTCACAAGTCAAGATTCAACGTACGGTTTCGCGATTGTGGGTCTCCTGCCTCCTCAACGACAGGGAGGATGCCCCGCAACACTACATTGCCCTTGAAGCGAGGGGGAGCGTTCGCAATGATAATTTATCAGTGTCTCACGATGGTCTCCTCCGCGGATCGGTCGAGATTGCTGTTGCGGAAAACCCTCTTGTTGAGGTCGTTATCGGTGTGTCTACCCTGGGACATGAAGAAGCACAGGCGCACCGTGACAGTGTGTCGAGTTTCGACGCTTTACACAAGAATAGTGTGGGTGAGTGGCAGGAAATGTTGGGAAAGGTTACTTTTACCGGTGCCCGGACTGATCAGCATACGGCCCTTTACTCCGATCTCTACCGGCTTTTCCTCTATCCCAACTATCACTCTGAAAAGGGGGTTGACGGTGGTATCACGTATCGGAGCCCCTTCAACGGTGAGGTGAAAAACGGTTTCTTTTCCGCAAACAACGGCTTTTGGGATACCTACCGTACCTGTTGGCCTGCGCTGGCCCTGCTCTCTCCGGTAAAGGCCGCCGAGCTTGCAAATGGATTTGTTGAACATTTTCGTGATGGAGGTTTTGTCAGCAGATGGAGCGCTCCCGGGGCTATCGACCTGATGACGGGGACATCGAGTGATACGGTTTTTGCCGGTTTGGCCGCTATGCAGACTCCCGGGTTTGAGATGTGGGACGCATACCGCTCCGCCCTTAAGAACGCAACGGTTCCCTCGTTTAACCCTGGACTGGGGCGTAAAGGCTTAGCTCGCGGTATTTTTTACGGTTATACCAGCATGGATACCCCCGAAGGGATGTCCTGGACACACGATAACGCGATTAACGATTCGGCTATTGCCCGGATGGCTAGGCAACTGGCTTCCGGCGAAGAGAATGAATTCATACGCGCACGTCTCCATGATGAGGAACGTTACTTTGCTGCGAGAGCTTTAGCGTACCAGGAAATTTTCCACCCCGAAACAAAGTTTTTTATGGGCAGGGACTTTGAAGGAAATTGGCGTCACCCCGATAAGACTTTTGATCCCCGCGTATGGGGATATGACTACACCGAAACAAACGCATGGGGCGCGGCGTTTACGGTTCCTCACGATGGTGCGGGACTTGCCGCCCTCTACGGCGGAGAGGATGCACTTGCTCAAAAACTTGATGAGTTTTTTACGCAGAAGGAGACGGGGGCCGAAGAGTTTTGCGGCTCTTACGGTTTTGTAATCCACGAAATGACGGAAGCTCGTGACGTTCGTATGGGAATGCTTGGGCTATCCAACCAACCTGCCCACCATATCCCCTTCATGTACTGCTTTACAGGTCGACACGATGATGCACACAGAATCGTGACGGAAGCTCGTGATCGCCTTTTTATCGGTAGCGATTTTGGGCAGGGATTTCCGGGGGATGAGGATAACGGGGAGATGTCGGGGTGGCATTTCTTTACCGCTATTGGACTGTACCCTCTCGTTCCGGGAAGTGGCAATTTTATTTTGGTTCCCCCGATGCTTCCTCGAACGCGCATACAACTTGCCTCGGGCGGAGTTCTTGAGGTGAGGGTCGCGGAGGAGGCGGCTGCTGGTGATCCTCTCGACGGAGAGGGTGGCCTCGGGAGGTACGTTCGTGCCGTTACAGTTGACGGTGTTCCGTGGAACAGTATCTCTATTGATTACGAACACGTCAAAGAGGGTGCTGTTATTGAGTTTGAGCTTTCTTCGAAACCACTCGGGTGGGCCTCTCATGCCCGCCCTCCCTCCTTCTCTGAGGAATTTGGTGTGACGACTCCTCTCCGCGATCTCACTCGGTCTGGCCTCTCTGCGACAGATAACAGTGGAGAAAACACCACATTTCTTGCGCCGGGAGAGTCGATTGAATTTCCTCTTCACCATACTGCGCTTCCTACCCTGTATACGCTTACGCTTGAAGAAGCGGCACAGGCATCTTGGTTGCTGGAAGTACGAGACGAGAGTGGAGACTGGATCACTTGTGATGAGCGTCGTCTAGAAATTTTCGAGTGGAAGCGGCAGACGCGTCCGTTTTCTTGTGTGGTTACCCAGGCTTGTTCATCGATTCGTCTTGTTGCGACCTCGGAGATTTTTATAAGACAGTTTGAGATTTTTGAGTTGTAACAGTCCTCTGCTGGTATTTGCTGCAACGTCGTTTTTGGGTAAAAAACGTCTTACCTGGATAGGTACAGGGTGTTCTTAAAGTCGATAAAAGCGGTTTTTCAGGGGTTAGTTGGTGTTGCTGTGAGGTAATCATCTTGACAACTGTCTGCTGCTCTGTTAGAACAACTATATCGGTTTAGTTCCCTTCAACAAAGGAGTTCTCATGAAAACCAAAACGGGCATAGCGCTAAAAGCGTCCAGACGGCTTGTTACTATAGGGGCGGCCGGAGTCGCACTCGTTTTTGCGGTTTCCGCCTGTTCGTCTGGCGGAGACGGTGGCTCCAATGACGGATCAACCCTCACCCTGCAGACCTGGTCACTCACCCCTAAATTCACTGACTACCTCAACGGTGTGATTGAGTCTTTCGAAAAAGAAAATCCTGGAATCAAAGTCAAGCTTCTTGACCAGCCGAGTGACGGTTACTCTGAAAAGGTTCTTACGCAGGCAGCGTCCAATGATCTTCCCGACGTTCTTAACCTTCCGCCCGATTTTGCTCTTCCTCTCGCCCAGAAGGGGCTCCTTGAGGACGTTTCAGCTCATGGAGACCTCTCTCAAACGTATGTGGAAGGTAGCGTTGACGCCTATCGTTTTGCGGGGCTTGATGGGGTTTACGGTTATCCCTGGTACCTCAATACGGATTTGAGCTGGTGGAACAGTGCAGATTTGGATGCGTGCGGTCTTGATTCAACCAACCCTCCCGCCACCCAGCAGGAACTTTTTACGCAGGCGAAGATCATGAAGGAGGCCTGCTCGGATAAGAGCCTGATGAGTCGTAAACCTGGTCTCAGCGACATCGTTCTTGAGGGTATTCCGGTATTTAACAAGGAGGGAACCGAGTTTATTTTCAATACTTCGGAGGCTGCGGCTCTCCTTGACCAGTATCGAGAGGCCTACGCTGACGGGCTGGTGCCCTCAACCGTGCTTAACAACGACTACTTAGGCAATAGCAAGCTGTTTACCCAGAACCAAGTGTCGTGGACCACCGGCGGTGCAACCGCCCACACCGACTTTGTTACGGATAATCCTTCGCTTGAAGGTAAAGTTGTAGTGAGTAAGGCCCTTAACTCTCCTCCGCTGTGGGTCCAGGGAATGAGCGTTTCTAAGAACTCGAAGAATCTTCCCGCGGCCATCGCCCTGGCCGAGTGGGTGACCAACGCGGAGAACCAGAACGCTTTTGGTCATCTTGTGAACGTTTTTCCCTCCACTCTTGAATCAAAGGAAGACCCGTATTTTTCGGAGAGTGACGGAACCGTCGAGGGGGATGCGCGCGCACTAGCCTTCGATTCGCTTGCCTCGGCAAAAGTCCTCACACCCTACGAGGTTACCCCCGCAATGACCGACTACTTCGATCAGCAGGTTGCCTTGGCAATCCGCGGCGATGTTACCTCTCAGCAGGCTCTCGATCGGGCCGTTGAAAACATGAACAAGCAACTCGAGCGTCAATAAGTACCGCTGTCAGTATGAATAAGATAACTCGCGCTTGGACGCCATGGCTCCTGATAGCCCCGGCATTCATCTGGCTGATGGTGTTTAATGTTTGGCCATCACTAAACACCATTCGCCTGGCTTTTACAAATGAGAAACCGCTCACCGGCCCGGGGGACGAGGTGAAGTTTGTCGGTTTCCAGAACTTTATCGACATGATGAGCGACGAACTCGTATGGAACGCGATTCTTAACAGCGTGGTCTATATGCTCATCTGCCTTCCCTTGCTCACCATCCTTCCCCTCCTCATCGCTCTCCTTGTCGAAAAGCAAATACGTTTTATCGGGTTTTTCCGAACGGCCTTTTACACACCCGTGATTGCCTCTGCCGTTGTGGTTGGTCTCATCTGGATGTGGATGCTTGACGACCGGGGGATCATTAACAATCTGGCAACCACCCTCCAGATTGTGCAGGAACCGCTGCCCTTCCTCACCGACCGCTGGCTGGTGATCATCAGTGCAACAAGCCTCACAATTTGGAAGGGGCTCGGTTACTACATGATTATCTATTTGGCTGCGCTAGGTAACGTGAGTAAAGATCTGCATGAAGCCGCAGCAATGGACGGTGCGGGGGCAGTACGGCGCTTTTGGAGCGTGACTATTCCCGGAGTGCGAAACGTGATGACCCTCATCGCGATTCTGGTGTGTATCTCCTCCCTTCGGGTTTTTTCGGAGGTCTTTATCCTGACTGGAGGCAAGGGGGGTCCCGGCGGTCAGGGCTCCACAATTGTGATGTTGATTCAGCAGTACGCCCGAGGGTTTTATGGAGACCTCGGCTACGCAACCACGCTGAGCATTGTGCTTTTTTTCCTCACCCTCGTCCCCATGATTGTTCTTGCGCGGATTAACTCTAAGGCAAACGCATGAGTAACAGGCAAAGTTTCAACGGTGCGCAAGATTTCAGCGTCTCACAGAGTTTCAGCGATCAGCAGAACACGCGTGTCCAGGACAGTCAACAAGACCTGCACGGCACGCGACGCACGGGGCGCAAACATCGCTCCTTCGGCACAATAACGCCGGTGCAGAAAATCTTTCGGTATGTGCTCTTGGCATTTGTGCTCTTCATCACAATTGGGCCTTTTCTATGGCAGCTGTCCACCTCGCTCAAGGGCCCGGCCGAAGATATTTACACGGGGACGCTCAGCTTTATTCCCAGTGATCCGACGATCAATAACTATACCCGGGTGCTGGATGCGATACCCGTTCTGAAATACATTGTTAACTCACTTATTGTTGCCGCGTTTGCGGTGGGCGGTAACGTTTTTTTCTCAACCATCGCGGGTTTTGCGATTGCGCGGCTCAGATGGAGGGGGCGCAAGTTTTTGCTCGGGCTGATCTTGGCAACATTGATCCTGCCTGCCGAAGCCACAATCGTCTCGCAATTTGTCACGATTCGTGATCTTGGTCTTGCGGACACCCTGCTGGGTGTTGCCCTTCCCGGGATGGTAGCGGCGCTCAATATTTTGCTGATGTACAACGCTTTTCGAATGGTGCCAGAAGAAATTGATCAGGCCGCCGTCATGGATGGAGCCAACGCGTGGCAGCGGCTTATCCACGTTGGTCTTCCAAGTGTGCGCGGAACGATCGCGGTCGTGGCGATTTTCTCCTTCATTGGAGCCTGGGACGACTTCCTTTGGCCGCTGATCGTCCTCACTACACCGGACAACTTTACGTTGACGATTGGTCTGCAATACCTGTCTGGAACCTTTTCTAACGATCAACGGCTCATCGCTGCGGGGACGATGATTGCCTTTATCCCCATAGCTATCTTCTTCGCCGCATTGCAAAGATATTTTTTCCGCGGAGTTGAAGAGGGCGGCGTCAAGGGCTGACGCCCACACTAAAAAGAAAGCGAGGAAATTGTGATTGTAAAGCACAAAAAACGAAGGAGTGGTGCGCGTGATTTTATATCCGTTACCGTCGCGGCCGCAATGATTGGTGCCGGATTGCTTACTGCGGGGCCGGCGGGGGCAGCGGCTCCCGACGACCATAGAGTGGTTGTCTACTATCAAACGCACTATCAGAACAACACGTTTGTTCCCGTTCGGCCGCTCGTAGACGAGAACACGGGCGCAACCCATGTGATTCTTGCCACCCTGCACAATCGGGACGACCCCAGCGAACTCTTTTTGAACGATCATCCCGTGACCGACCCCTACTTTGACCCGGTATGGGAGGACCTTCAATACATTCAGTCCCAGGGGGTCAAGGTGATGGCAATGATCGGCGGTTGGGGAGGCGAACCAACCTTGACGCGACTACAGAACGACTTTGATACCTACTATCCCGCTATTCGTGACTTTCTGAGGGATCACAATATGGAGGGTCTTGACCTGGACATTGAGCATAACTTCCCGGTTGATTTTATTGCTAAGTTTATCGATCAGCTTCGTGCTGACTTTGGTGCGGACTTTATCATCACTATGGCTCCCGTTCCCGGAGGTCTTGATGGCACAGGAGATTTGCTCGCCGGGATCGATTACGACACTCTTTATGCAACGCACGGTAATGAGATCGACTGGTTCAACACCCAGTTTTATTGCGGTAACGGGGATTTGACAAATACTGCCGGATACGACGCGATTATTGCGCACGGTTACCCCGCCTCAAAGGTCGTTGCGGGAACCATCACTAATGCAGAAAACTGCTCACGCGGATACATCCCCTTTGAACAGGTCCTTCAGGTAACTGCAGAATTGACGGAAAAGTACCCCGACTTTGGTGGTGTTATGGGCTGGGAGTACTTCAATAGCGATCCGGGTGGTGTTGATGCTCCCTGGCTCTGGTCTGCGTTTATGAGTGAGGCAATGCAGCTTGAAGAAGAGTTAGAAGAGTTAGAAGAGTTCCCCGAGGTTATCTCGGATAAAGAGGGAGAACCCACCATCACTGAGGAAAATTCGGCTTCTCCTCGGGCAAATCGTGGCGAATTGGCGGCAACTGGCGCGTATAGTCTCGACGCGATCCCGGGGATGCTGGTTCTTCTGGGTACAGGTCTCGCGCTGTTGCTGCGTCGCCGCTTCCAGAGAGCACAACAGCACTGAGCATACTAAAGGAATAGGTGTTCGTCAGGGTAATCCTTTGCTCACGAGGATTACCCTGACGTTCTTTCTCTCTTCTGGCTGACTGGAACCTATCAGGATGTGAAACATTCCAGGTATCAAAATCGAAATATCCCTTTCATAGAAGAGTATTCAAAATTGGCAAAAAATCGATATTTGCGGCGTTAAGGAGGCGGACGCCCGAGGGGACACGACCTCCGTTTCACGTTGGGTTAGCCCCGAAACGGGTCATTGACACCGCTGTTACACTCGCCGAGCGCTCGCACCTGCTCGGCTGGTCCATTCGAGATCTCGCCCGCGAACTTGAGGTGGTTCCGTCGGTTGTTTATCACTACATCGGTGGTAAAGACGAACTGGCGCGCCGTGTTGTCGAGAGGGTTTGCGTTCACCTTCAGTAGCCCGACCCCGCGCTAGAATAGCAAGATTGGTTTTGTGCTGTGTTGCGCTCCGCACGCCCCTGGCTCTCCGGTATCCGGGTGTAGCAAAGTGGCTTCTCATGCACGGCCCTGCCTTTCCCAGTCTTCTTCCGTTTCTTGATAGCGCAGTCGCCCTGCTCCAACAGGCGGGTTTTGGGGATCTGACCGCGTATGCCTACAGTGCACTGTTTAACCATGCTTTTCTGATGCTTGCCCCGGGCGACGATCGCAAGCAACACGAAGGGAACGGCGCCGGGATCACACCGCCATGATGAGTGACTTTGCCCGTAACGCCCTGGACAGCCCCGGCGTTGTGGTGCTGGTCTTGTCACTGATTGAACCGTTGGCCGGAGAACAGGAACGGATGCACTCGGTTCAGAGTAAGTACTACGAGTTCATTCTCGAAAACACCATCGCCGGATTTGGAACATCATCTGGCGCACTCTGCAATAGGAGATTCCTTTGGTATTGATACTGGCAACTGAAGGCTTCTAAACTGTTTTTCTGATACCCGCTGTGCGGCTCTGTGCACTAGACAGAGCCCAGTAACCGAGGGTGCTCCCGTCTCGGATCTCACCCTGAGTAAATCAACTGGGGGTACGGCCTCGAGCGTGTAAAATTCTGCCTCCCAGGATTTCCCGGTTCCTGGGAGGCAGGGCCAAGCGTAGAAAATGTGGCGGTAAAGCACTGGCACTCCGGCCCCGAGATGCCCGATAATTCGACGAAAGAGCCGACCGAGTGCAGGTTGCTTATCTCTTATCCGGTTTCTTCGCGGATCTCTTGGCGGGCAGCGCCTTCAGGATTTTCGGACGGCTTGATCAAGCCGGCTGAAAAGTCGAGACGGACTTTTAATGCGAAGTGAAGTGATCGATCGAAGACTTGAGCATCCAGTCCATCCGTACCCCGTAGTTTCTTTGTGCGGTAGAGCTTCCTGACGTATGAACACCAATAATGCACTCTCCGCACCCCGTTCCGTCATCCTTCACCCAGATGGGGGAACCGCTCTGGCCGCCAAAAGTATCAAGCTGATACCAGAATCTTTGCAAGTTATGGTTGTTGAGGGGGCCAAAATCTTGGAACATGTAGCTGTTGCCCAATTCCTGCCTTTTATCACCGGGGTAACCGGTGATCCAGGCTTTGCTGACCGTAGCGTTACCCGAGTTGCGATATCCCATGTGCCCGTTGACTTTTCCTGCGTTGCAATCGAGCTGGATAATGCCCCAATCGTAATCTGGGCTTTCATACTTTTTCCACTCCTCAGGCACAATGATTCTCTCTGCGGCACAGGTGAAACCTTGTGCCGGGCCGTTTTTCTCAAATGTTGTTGTGACATTGGTTGACCAGTCGGGTGTGGGATATTGTGCGTAAAGACAGTGCGCCGCGGTGAGCACGGTGTTTTCTCCGACGAGGGAGCCGGTGCACGAGTATCGTTTGCTGTTTTTCGTGTGCAGAATGAGGGGGATCTGGTTGTACGGGGTTTGTGAAACGTCTGTCACCCGTGTTCTATTGTCTTTCCCGATGACAACGTAGGGCGAGGGGTGTGTGTCTATGGGAGCTTCGGGCGCTGATTCGGTGGGAGGGTTATGCGTTTTCGTGTCGCTCTGTGAATTCTCACGGGAGAGATCTGCGATATTTCCCGTGCCTCTGCTTGCCGGGGTGGTGACTAGTCCGGACTGACTTATGACGGTCGTGTTTCCTAGGTTGTCAACAAGTGTGACGGTGCCGGGGTTTGCCTCCGCAGCGGTTGTGGAACCAAGAGTCAGGGTCACTGCAAGGCTCACCAGAGTGAGATTTACGCGGGTGCGTTGGCGGTCATATAACGTTTTGATCATTGTGTGCTCCTCGTTTCCCTCGAGCGTTGAGGGCGATAGGCTAACCGGCGATGGTGATATGCGCTTAGTTCTGACCGGGAACCCAACGCTGAGGCTCTCTGACGGATAGTTTATGTAACTATACGATTGTAAATTTAAAAATATTGATTTTCAATATCATCAATAATATTGACACATGTATAGATGTTCTTTCTTTCTAGGAAAGTGGTTGCAGTTGTGGTGAGGTAATCTCCCGTGTGACGCATCGTGGATGCGGAGTAGCTTCTGTTGATGCTGCCCAAAGCACGCGTAGGAAAATAGGGGCGTTCTACGTATGTTGTGTTCGTCGAGGGAGTGAGGTGCGCTTCGGGCCCCCGGGGGCCGAGGTAAACGCGGTTTGCTACACGGGATAAAAGCGATTGATCGTGTGATGGGTCTTCTCCGCGAACTTCAGAACCGTTTTCCCGAGAGGGGAGGGCGCCGGGATCACGCCGCCATGATGAGTGACTTTGCCCGTAACGCCCTGGACAGCCCTGGCGTTGCGGTGCTGGTATCGTCACTGATTGAACCTTTGGTCGGAGAACAGGAACGGATGCACTCGGTTCAGAGCAAGTATTACGAGTTCGTTCTTGAAAACACCATCGCCGGGCTGGAGCATCATCTGGCGCACTCTGCAATAGGAGAGCCCTTTGGTGTTGATACTCGCGACTGAAGGTCTCTAAACTGTTTTTCTGTTATCAGCCGTGCTGCTCTGTGCACTCAATAGAGCCCAGCAACCGAGGGTGCTCCCGTCTCGGATTTCACCCTGAGTAATCAACCTGGGTACGGACTTAAGGGTGTGGAATTCTGCCTCCCAGGATTCTCCCGGTTCCTGGGAGGCAGGGCCAATCGTAGAAATTGTGGCGGTAAAGCAGTGGCACTCCGCAGCAGAGATGCCCGGTGATTCGACGAAAGAGCCTATCGAACGCAGGTTGCTTATGTCGTATCCGGTTTCTTCGCGGATCTCTCGGCGGGCAGCATCTTCGGGATTTTCGGACGGGCCGATAAAGCCGGCTGGAAATTCGAGACGGGCTTTTCCTGCGACGGTGTCGCGCTGACCCCGGATGAAGAGGAGATCTGCTCCGTTAAGGACAGCAATAACCATTACGCTATCGGGTCGTGCTACCCTAAACCACCCGGCAGAACCAACGGTGTTGGCGTCGCTGCGGTGATGAACGGAAAACCACGGATTCGTGTGGAGGATATTGATGTCGTTGGTCAACGCTAACGCCCTTTCACGCTTTTACTGCGCGGTGAAATGATCGATCGAAGACTTGATCGGCGTGGTCATCCGTACCCCGGAGTTTCTCTGTGCGCCAGCGTTTGAT
Proteins encoded in this window:
- a CDS encoding sugar ABC transporter permease gives rise to the protein MNKITRAWTPWLLIAPAFIWLMVFNVWPSLNTIRLAFTNEKPLTGPGDEVKFVGFQNFIDMMSDELVWNAILNSVVYMLICLPLLTILPLLIALLVEKQIRFIGFFRTAFYTPVIASAVVVGLIWMWMLDDRGIINNLATTLQIVQEPLPFLTDRWLVIISATSLTIWKGLGYYMIIYLAALGNVSKDLHEAAAMDGAGAVRRFWSVTIPGVRNVMTLIAILVCISSLRVFSEVFILTGGKGGPGGQGSTIVMLIQQYARGFYGDLGYATTLSIVLFFLTLVPMIVLARINSKANA
- a CDS encoding extracellular solute-binding protein; this translates as MKTKTGIALKASRRLVTIGAAGVALVFAVSACSSGGDGGSNDGSTLTLQTWSLTPKFTDYLNGVIESFEKENPGIKVKLLDQPSDGYSEKVLTQAASNDLPDVLNLPPDFALPLAQKGLLEDVSAHGDLSQTYVEGSVDAYRFAGLDGVYGYPWYLNTDLSWWNSADLDACGLDSTNPPATQQELFTQAKIMKEACSDKSLMSRKPGLSDIVLEGIPVFNKEGTEFIFNTSEAAALLDQYREAYADGLVPSTVLNNDYLGNSKLFTQNQVSWTTGGATAHTDFVTDNPSLEGKVVVSKALNSPPLWVQGMSVSKNSKNLPAAIALAEWVTNAENQNAFGHLVNVFPSTLESKEDPYFSESDGTVEGDARALAFDSLASAKVLTPYEVTPAMTDYFDQQVALAIRGDVTSQQALDRAVENMNKQLERQ
- a CDS encoding glycosyl hydrolase family 18 protein — encoded protein: MIVKHKKRRSGARDFISVTVAAAMIGAGLLTAGPAGAAAPDDHRVVVYYQTHYQNNTFVPVRPLVDENTGATHVILATLHNRDDPSELFLNDHPVTDPYFDPVWEDLQYIQSQGVKVMAMIGGWGGEPTLTRLQNDFDTYYPAIRDFLRDHNMEGLDLDIEHNFPVDFIAKFIDQLRADFGADFIITMAPVPGGLDGTGDLLAGIDYDTLYATHGNEIDWFNTQFYCGNGDLTNTAGYDAIIAHGYPASKVVAGTITNAENCSRGYIPFEQVLQVTAELTEKYPDFGGVMGWEYFNSDPGGVDAPWLWSAFMSEAMQLEEELEELEEFPEVISDKEGEPTITEENSASPRANRGELAATGAYSLDAIPGMLVLLGTGLALLLRRRFQRAQQH
- a CDS encoding trypsin-like serine protease, which translates into the protein MIKTLYDRQRTRVNLTLVSLAVTLTLGSTTAAEANPGTVTLVDNLGNTTVISQSGLVTTPASRGTGNIADLSRENSQSDTKTHNPPTESAPEAPIDTHPSPYVVIGKDNRTRVTDVSQTPYNQIPLILHTKNSKRYSCTGSLVGENTVLTAAHCLYAQYPTPDWSTNVTTTFEKNGPAQGFTCAAERIIVPEEWKKYESPDYDWGIIQLDCNAGKVNGHMGYRNSGNATVSKAWITGYPGDKRQELGNSYMFQDFGPLNNHNLQRFWYQLDTFGGQSGSPIWVKDDGTGCGECIIGVHTSGSSTAQRNYGVRMDWMLKSSIDHFTSH
- a CDS encoding GH92 family glycosyl hydrolase, which codes for MGTIERSAGPSFALTSRKGFGAWSKQPWRLTWRRSPHVLRVRASEIEGRVVRVNEEFRYVYFPVSGKHASTRYAATAFALDLLFNDGTWLSDYAVDQYDTPLTPEKQGAAKMFWIDQWNLRRIELNAVAGKTVHEVVARFLGADGATAEGFLDEPTIVAAQTKDADPLEAVRTTRGSHSTDRFSRGNTAPLVASPHGAVFGLPMTDASSGSWPYSYLSHNRRSDNRPAIQAFATSHLPSPWIGDRGVFEVMPSPLAQPKTGRVERALGFDRLTGEIDRADRYTVQLDGGVTAEMTAARNAISMRFHFSGPEGSIIFDHLGTVSQVKIQRTVSRLWVSCLLNDREDAPQHYIALEARGSVRNDNLSVSHDGLLRGSVEIAVAENPLVEVVIGVSTLGHEEAQAHRDSVSSFDALHKNSVGEWQEMLGKVTFTGARTDQHTALYSDLYRLFLYPNYHSEKGVDGGITYRSPFNGEVKNGFFSANNGFWDTYRTCWPALALLSPVKAAELANGFVEHFRDGGFVSRWSAPGAIDLMTGTSSDTVFAGLAAMQTPGFEMWDAYRSALKNATVPSFNPGLGRKGLARGIFYGYTSMDTPEGMSWTHDNAINDSAIARMARQLASGEENEFIRARLHDEERYFAARALAYQEIFHPETKFFMGRDFEGNWRHPDKTFDPRVWGYDYTETNAWGAAFTVPHDGAGLAALYGGEDALAQKLDEFFTQKETGAEEFCGSYGFVIHEMTEARDVRMGMLGLSNQPAHHIPFMYCFTGRHDDAHRIVTEARDRLFIGSDFGQGFPGDEDNGEMSGWHFFTAIGLYPLVPGSGNFILVPPMLPRTRIQLASGGVLEVRVAEEAAAGDPLDGEGGLGRYVRAVTVDGVPWNSISIDYEHVKEGAVIEFELSSKPLGWASHARPPSFSEEFGVTTPLRDLTRSGLSATDNSGENTTFLAPGESIEFPLHHTALPTLYTLTLEEAAQASWLLEVRDESGDWITCDERRLEIFEWKRQTRPFSCVVTQACSSIRLVATSEIFIRQFEIFEL
- a CDS encoding carbohydrate ABC transporter permease; translation: MSNRQSFNGAQDFSVSQSFSDQQNTRVQDSQQDLHGTRRTGRKHRSFGTITPVQKIFRYVLLAFVLFITIGPFLWQLSTSLKGPAEDIYTGTLSFIPSDPTINNYTRVLDAIPVLKYIVNSLIVAAFAVGGNVFFSTIAGFAIARLRWRGRKFLLGLILATLILPAEATIVSQFVTIRDLGLADTLLGVALPGMVAALNILLMYNAFRMVPEEIDQAAVMDGANAWQRLIHVGLPSVRGTIAVVAIFSFIGAWDDFLWPLIVLTTPDNFTLTIGLQYLSGTFSNDQRLIAAGTMIAFIPIAIFFAALQRYFFRGVEEGGVKG
- a CDS encoding NUDIX hydrolase; protein product: MTNDINILHTNPWFSVHHRSDANTVGSAGWFRVARPDSVMVIAVLNGADLLFIRGQRDTVAGKARLEFPAGFIGPSENPEDAARREIREETGYDISNLRSIGSFVESPGISAAECHCFTATISTIGPASQEPGESWEAEFHTLKSVPRLITQGEIRDGSTLGCWALLSAQSSTADNRKTV